GTCGGTGGAGCGGTACTCCCTGAGCACCTGAACGTTGGCCTCGGCCCAGGAATCAGTGACCTTATCGGCCGGCGACACCCTGGAACGGGCCTCCAGACGATAGGTGTGCAGGTGGTAACGGGTCATACCACCGGGGTCGTACTCCGGCACCACAATGGCCAGGCAGGGCGTCACGTTTGTGCAGGCAGCGCCATTGACACTCAGGTTCGCGGTCGCCACCCGGACGCGCACGGCGGCCCGGAGCCTGTCTCCCAGGTAGCCGCTCGTATCGTTCAGCTCCGCCAGACTGTGCGACAGGGCCGCCGTGCGTGCCGAAAGGTTCAGGGTAGAAGCCTGCCAGCTGGTCAGCAGTGCAAAGATGGTGCCCATCAGGGCCAGGGCCACCAGCACCTCGACCAGGGTCAGTCCCGCATTTCCCTTCACAGCGGCCTGCCGAAGTCCAGCACAAAGGTCAGCGTGGGTTGGCTTGCATGGGTGCACGACAGGGTCACGCGCTTGATCTGCCCCGGCGCGATGAAGGGGCTCTCCAGCGTGCTCACTGAGGGTGTGCAGGTGTAGCTGTTCAGGATGCTGGCGGGCGGTGTCTCCGGCAGCGAGGCAGCGTCGAAGCCGCTCTGAGTACTGTACCGGGCGCGGACCTGTTCCAGGTAGTGCTTGGCTGCAATGGTCACGGACTGATCGGCCCGCGTCTGACTGTTGAGCCTGAAGACCGAAGGAAACAGCGCCAGCACCGCTGCCGACACCACCGAGAAAAGAGCCAGGGCCACCAGCACCTCGACCAGGCTCAGGCCAGCGGAGGGACCCTTCACTTGACCACGACCTTTCCGAGAATGCTGGTAATGCGTACGGTGCGCCGGATGCTGGGGGCCGCGCTCCACTGCACGAGGTAGGTGTTCGGCGCGGGATCGGTCGTGGCATAGGGCGGGGCGAAGTTGACGTTGTTGGTGCCTGCGCTGGACGCCCCGGTCAGCCGGATGACTGTGCCGCGTGGCAGGGCATGGGTCTGTTCCTGCGTGGGTGTGCCGGTGCAGGTCTCGTCCGGGAAGTGCCGGATCTCATAGCTGGTGGCACTGGCCAGCGGCGCACTCAGGCGAATCTGCCAGCAGGTATTCGTGCTCTTGGCCCCGGTGCGTGTGGTCGTGACTGCCTGCGAGAACTGCTGTGCCGCTTCCATGACGGTGCTGCTCGCGCGCCAGCGGGCGTAGCTGCCGATAGCCACGGCCGCCAGAGTGCCCACAATCGCCATCACGATCAGGGCCTCGATCAGGGAAAAACCGTGAGAGGTCAACGCTGCCTCCAGGTCCCTGGAATGGCGTGCAGCTCTGGTGCCGAGAGGAGAGACCCGGCAGCAAGCAGCGCGCCCCGGTCATAGATGATCTTCGCGCTGCCCTGGCCAGTCCCGGCCACCCGGGTATCGCAGGCGTTGCCAGAGCCACTGCCGGTCATGGACAGAGACGGCATGCACTCGGTCCCGGCCAGGGGCTCATGTGCGCCTTCCACGATCACCGCGCCGCGGATCAGCGAGTGGCCCTGCTGGTCATAGTCCCCCATCACATAGATGGCGCCGGAAAAACCCACGGGGCAGGTGCGGTTCACGGTGAGGTCGCCGCGCACGA
The window above is part of the Deinococcus malanensis genome. Proteins encoded here:
- a CDS encoding prepilin-type N-terminal cleavage/methylation domain-containing protein; translated protein: MKGNAGLTLVEVLVALALMGTIFALLTSWQASTLNLSARTAALSHSLAELNDTSGYLGDRLRAAVRVRVATANLSVNGAACTNVTPCLAIVVPEYDPGGMTRYHLHTYRLEARSRVSPADKVTDSWAEANVQVLREYRSTDPFGGSGSTPRDCVATPAGLLAIPPVIGTGPGYPPGNLVSCQALLNLDAVTSVTGMQPYLVADHLTPAGSLGAAPFTYDPASRTVTLRFQYRQRVRGRELRTPVSPYTLTVQARNIP
- a CDS encoding type IV pilus modification PilV family protein, whose translation is MKGPSAGLSLVEVLVALALFSVVSAAVLALFPSVFRLNSQTRADQSVTIAAKHYLEQVRARYSTQSGFDAASLPETPPASILNSYTCTPSVSTLESPFIAPGQIKRVTLSCTHASQPTLTFVLDFGRPL
- a CDS encoding prepilin-type N-terminal cleavage/methylation domain-containing protein, with product MTSHGFSLIEALIVMAIVGTLAAVAIGSYARWRASSTVMEAAQQFSQAVTTTRTGAKSTNTCWQIRLSAPLASATSYEIRHFPDETCTGTPTQEQTHALPRGTVIRLTGASSAGTNNVNFAPPYATTDPAPNTYLVQWSAAPSIRRTVRITSILGKVVVK